One Stegostoma tigrinum isolate sSteTig4 chromosome 22, sSteTig4.hap1, whole genome shotgun sequence DNA segment encodes these proteins:
- the LOC125463526 gene encoding myosin-4-like isoform X4, with amino-acid sequence MNFEEMKIFGAAAPFLRKSMKEQVEAQNRPFDAKTACYVSDPKLVFVKGKIKSQDSTKVEVERADGKTVVVKPSDVFPRNPPKFDKIEDMAMMTHLNEACVLFNLKERYAAWMIYTYSGLFCVTVNPYKKLPVYGPEVVTAYKGKKRQEAPPHIFSISDNAYQSMLTDRENQSILITGESGAGKTVNTKYVIQYFATIAALGDVCKKKAETAKSKGTLEDQIIQANPLLEAFGNAKTIRNDNSSRFGKFIRIHFGPTAKLASADIETYLLEKSRVTFQQQNERSYHIFYQITSNKKPELIEMLLISTNPFDYPYISQGEVTVPSIDDKEELLATDQAIDILGFTNDEKNSIYKITGATMHHGNMKFKQKQREEQAEPDSTEVADKVAYLLGLNSADLLKALCLPRVKVGNEFVSKGQTVQQVYSAVGALTKSVYEKLFLWMVQRINHQLDTKLPRQHFIGVLDIAGFEIFEFNSLEQLCINFTNERLQQFFNHHMFVLEQEEYTKEGIEWKFIDFGMDLAACIELIEKPMGIFSILEEECMFPKATDMTFKNKLYDQHLGKSVNFQKPRFIKGKIEAHFSLIHYAGIVDYNINSWLDKNKDPLNETVIGLYQKSSLKVLAHLCNPPKNLEGTGKKGSKRKGSSFQTVSALFRENLNKLMSTLRSTHPHFVRCIFPNETKTPGEIDNSLVIHQLRCNGVLEGIRICRKGFPSRILYADFKQRYRVLNPSAIPEGHFIDSKKASEKLLASINIDQSQYRFGHTKVFFKAGVLGCLEDMRDERLAVLITRTQAVCRGFLMRVEFQRMNQRRDGIFTIQYNIRSFMNVKHWPWMKLYFKIKPLLKSAQAEKDMQNMKEEFKKLNDAFSKSEARRKELEENMVTLLQEKNDLQMQVQAEIESLTDAEERCDQLIKTKIQLESKVKEANERLEDEEEINAEITAKKRKLEDESTQLKTEIDDLQLSLAKAEKDLHSTENKVKNLTEELSTHDESIVKLTKEKKALQEAHQQVLDDLQAEEDKVNTLTKSKAKLEQQVDDLEGSLEQEKKFRLDLERSKRKLESDLKLAQDSIMDLENDKQQMEERFKKKEFEISQLQSKIEDEQNLSMQLQKKIKELQARVEELEEEIDAERVARAKIEKQSSDYARELEEISDRLEEAGGASAAQIEMNKKREAEFQKLRRELQEANLQHEATAAALRKKQADSVAELGEQIDNLQRVKQKLEKEKSELKMEIDDLASNIESVVKSKANLEKTCRTQEDQVNELKARNNEYSRSINDMMAQTSRLSTENGEISRQLEEKENTISQLTRNKQGFIHQVEELKRQLEEETKAKNALAHALQSSRHDCDLLREQYEEEQEAKAELQRGMSKANSEVAQWRTKYETDAIQRTEELEEAKKKLAQRLQDAEEHAEAANAKCASLEKTKLRLQGEVEDLMIDVERANAAAAALDKKQRNFDKILAEWKQKYEECQAELEAVQKESRSLSTELFKMKNAYEESLDHLETLKRENKNLQQEISDLTEQVGECGKTIHELDKAKKLAEQEKTELQSALEEAEASLEHSEERLLRIQLELTQIKSEVDRKIAEKDEEIEQLKRNHQRTIEALQNTLDAEIRSRNDALRLKKKMEGDLNEMEIQLGHANREAAEAQKHLRNIQGVLKETQLHLDEALRVQGDLKEQLSSAERKSNLLQAELEEVTLALEQSDRARKIAEQEVFDISERVQLLHTQNISFINTKKKLETDISQLQSEMEDVVQESRNAEEKARKAIADAAMMAEELKKEQDTSAHLERMKKNLDQTVKDLQFRLNEAEQLALKGGKKQIQKLETRIRELENELEAEQKRAAEAIKGSRKYERRVKEMTFQSVEDHKNLSRLQDLVDKLQLKVKSYKRNVEDAEEQASVHISKFRRTQHELEEAEERADIAESQVNKLRAKSRVITTKVKE; translated from the exons ATGAACTTTGAGGAAATGAAGATTTTTGGAGCAGCTGCACCATTTCTCCGCAAATCTATGAAAGAGCAAGTTGAAgcccagaacaggcccttcgatgcCAAAACTGCTTGTTATGTAAGTGACCCCAAGCTGGTATTTGTAAAAGGAAAAATTAAGAGCCAAGACAGTACCAAGGTTGAAGTGGAGAGAGCAGATGGGAAG ACAGTTGTTGTGAAACCCAGTGATGTCTTTCCAAGGAATCCCCCAAAATTTGACAAAATTGAGGATATGGCTATGATGACCCACTTGAATGAAGCATGTGTGCTGTTTAACCTCAAAGAGCGTTATGCAGCCTGGATGATCTAT ACTTACTCAGGGTTGTTCTGTGTCACTGTAAACCCCTACAAAAAGTTACCAGTCTATGGCCCTGAGGTTGTGACTGCCTATAAAGGGAAGAAAAGACAGGAGGCTCCTCCCCATATATTTTCAATCTCTGACAATGCCTATCAGTCCATGTTAACAG ACCGTGAAAACCAATCTATCCTAATCAC TGGAGAATCTGGTGCTGGGAAGACTGTGAACACAAAATATGTCATCCAGTACTTTGCAACAATTGCAGCTCTTGGTGATGTGTGCAAGAAGAAAGCTGAAACAGCTAAGTCAAAA GGAACCCTGGAGGATCAAATCATCCAGGCTAACCCACTGCTGGAAGCCTTTGGTAATGCGAAGACAATACGAAATGACAACTCATCTCGTTTT GGAAAATTTATCAGAATCCATTTTGGACCCACAGCAAAACTGGCATCGGCAGACATTGAAACAT atttgttggaaaaatccagAGTGACATTCCAGCAACAAAATGAAAGAAGCTATCACATTTTTTACCAGATTACATCCAACAAAAAACCAGAACTTATTG AAATGCTTCTTATCAGCACAAATCCCTTTGACTACCCGTACATCAGTCAAGGTGAAGTTACAGTCCCGAGTATTGATGACAAAGAAGAATTATTAGCTACTGAT CAAGCTATTGATATCTTGGGTTTCACCAATGATGAGAAAAACAGCATCTACAAAATAACTGGTGCAACAATGCACCATGGCAATATGAAGTTCAAGCAGAAACAAAGGGAAGAACAAGCTGAGCCTGATAGCACAGAAG TTGCTGACAAAGTTGCTTACCTCCTGGGCCTAAACTCAGCAGATTTGCTCAAAGCATTATGCTTGCCAAGAGTGAAGGTTGGCAATGAGTTTGTTAGCAAAGGCCAAACTGTACAACAG GTATACTCTGCAGTTGGTGCTCTGACCAAGTCAGTGTATGAGAAGTTATTCCTGTGGATGGTTCAACGAATTAATCATCAATTGGATACAAAGCTACCCAGACAACATTTCATTGGTGTTTTAGATATTGCAGGCTTTGAAATTTTTGAG TTTAACAGCCTGGAACAGCTTTGTATCAACTTCACAAATGAAAGACTGCAACAGTTCTTCAACCACCATATGTTCGTTTTAGAACAAGAGGAATATACGAAGGAAGGAATTGAATGGAAATTCATTGATTTTGGAATGGATCTGGCTGCTTGCATTGAGCTCATTGAAAAG CCCATGGGCATCTTCTCAATCCTTGAGGAGGAATGCATGTTCCCCAAAGCCACAGACATGACTTTCAAGAACAAATTATATGATCAGCATTTAGGAAAATCAGTAAATTTCCAGAAACCCAGGTTTATTAAAGGAAAGATTGAAGCTCACTTCTCCTTGATCCATTATGCTGGCATTGTTGACTACAATATTAATTCATGGCTGGACAAGAATAAGGACCCTCTGAATGAAACTGTAATTGGACTATACCAGAAATCTTCACTTAAGGTTCTTGCACACCT CTGCAATCCACCAAAGAATTTGGAA GGTACGGGAAAGAAAGGTTCCAAGAGAAAAGGTTCTTCATTCCAAACAGTGTCTGCACTTTTTAGG GAGAATCTGAACAAACTAATGTCTACCTTGAGAAGCACGCATCCCCATTTCGTACGTTGCATTTttccaaatgaaacaaaaactccAG GTGAAATTGACAATTCACTGGTCATACACCAGCTGAGGTGCAATGGCGTACTCGAAGGTATCAGAATCTGTAGAAAGGGATTTCCAAGCAGAATACTCTACGCAGATTTCAAACAAAG GTACAGAGTACTCAATCCAAGTGCTATACCAGAGGGTCACTTTATTGATAGCAAGAAGGCTTCTGAGAAACTCCTAGCCTCCATCAATATTGATCAAAGCCAATACAGATTTGGGCACACTAAG GTGTTCTTCAAAGCTGGTGTCCTAGGTTGTCTAGAAGACATGAGAGATGAAAGGTTGGCTGTACTTATCACCCGCACTCAAGCCGTATGTCGCGGTTTCTTAATGCGAGTAGAATTTCAGAGGATGAATCAAAGAAG GGATGGTATCTTCACTATCCAGTACAACATTCGTTCATTTATGAATGTTAAACACTGGCCGTGGATGAAATTGTATTTCAAGATCAAGCCTCTTCTGAAGAGTGCACAAGCTGAAAAGGACATGCAAAACATGAAGGAGGAGTTCAAGAAGCTAAATGATGCTTTTTCCAAATCTGAAGCAAGAAGAAAAGAATTAGAAGAGAACATGGTTACCCTTCTGCAGGAAAAGAATGACCTACAAATGCAAGTACAGGCA GAAATTGAAAGTTTGACAGATGCTGAGGAAAGATGTGACCAGCTGATCAAAACCAAAATTCAACTTGAATCTAAGGTCAAAGAGGCAAACGAGAGGCTAGAGGATGAAGAAGAGATAAATGCCGAGATTACAGCCAAGAAAAGGAAGCTTGAAGATGAGTCCACACAGCTGAAGACAGAAATTGATGACTTGCAGCTCTCATTAGCTAAAGCAGAAAAAGATTTGCACTCCACTGAAAACAAA GTTAAGAACCTCACAGAAGAACTTTCAACCCATGATGAATCAATTGTTAAGCTGACAAAGGAGAAGAAAGCCTTGCAAGAGGCCCACCAGCAGGTCTTAGATGATCTCCAAGCCGAGGAAGACAAAGTCAACACTCTTACCAAATCAAAGGCAAAACTGGAGCAACAAGTTGATGAT CTTGAAGGGTCTCTGGAGCAAGAGAAAAAGTTTCGCTTGGACCTGGAACGAAGCAAGAGGAAACTGGAAAGTGACCTGAAACTTGCTCAGGACTCCATAATGGATTTGGAAAATGACAAGCAACAAATGGAAGAACGATTTAAAAA GAAAGAATTTGAAATCAGCCAACTTCAAAGCAAAATCGAAGATGAACAAAACCTAAGCATGCAgctgcaaaagaaaataaaagaacttCAG GCTCGTGTTGAAGAGCTCGAAGAGGAGATTGACGCTGAGCGTGTAGCTCGTGCtaaaattgaaaagcagagtTCCGACTATGCCCGTGAGCTCGAGGAAATCAGTGACAGACTGGAAGAGGCCGGTGGCGCATCAGCAGCACAGATTGAAATGAACAAGAAACGTGAAGCGGAGTTTCAGAAACTGCGCCGTGAGCTGCAAGAAGCAAACCTCCAGCATGAAGCCACAGCTGCTGCTCTTCGTAAGAAGCAGGCTGATAGTGTGGCTGAACTTGGGGAACAAATCGACAACCTGCAACGTGTGAAACAGAAGCTGGAGAAGGAAAAGAGTGAGCTGAAGATGGAAATTGATGACCTGGCTAGCAACATAGAATCTGTGGTGAAGTCAAAA GCCAACCTTGAAAAAACGTGTCGAACCCAGGAAGATCAGGTAAATGAGCTGAAGGCAAGAAATAATGAATATTCACGTTCCATTAATGATATGATGGCTCAAACATCACGGTTAAGCACAGAAAATG GTGAAATATCTAGACAACTGGAAGAAAAGGAGAATACGATATCCCAACTTACCAGGAATAAGCAGGGATTTATACATCAAGTTGAAGAACTGAAGAGGCAACTTGAAGAAGAAACTAAG GCTAAGAATGCCTTGGCACATGCTCTGCAATCTTCCCGCCATGACTGTGATTTGCTCCGTGAACAATATGAAGAGGAACAGGAGGCAAAGGCTGAGCTTCAGCGTGGCATGTCCAAGGCCAACAGTGAAGTTGCTCAGTGGAGGACAAAGTATGAAACCGATGCAATCCAGCGCACAGAGGAACTGGAAGAGGCCAA GAAGAAACTAGCCCAACGACTGCAGGATGCAGAGGAGCATGCTGAGGCAGCCAATGCCAAATGTGCTTCTTTGGAAAAGACAAAACTGCGCTTGCAAGGAGAAGTGGAAGATCTAATGATTGATGTGGAGCGGGCTAATGCTGCTGCAGCTGCTCTTGATAAAAAGCAGAGAAACTTTGACAAG ATCCTGGCAGAATGGAAACAAAAGTATGAGGAATGCCAGGCTGAGCTGGAGGCAGTGCAGAAAGAGTCTCGGTCTCTTAGCACTGAGCTGTTTAAGATGAAGAATGCTTACGAAGAATCTTTGGATCATCTTGAAACTCTGAAGAGGGAGAACAAGAATCTGCAAC aggagatttctgACCTCACTGAACAAGTTGGTGAATGTGGGAAGACAATTCATGAACTGGATAAAGCAAAAAAGCTGGCTGAACAAGAGAAGACTGAACTTCAAAGTGCATTAGAGGAAGCAGAG GCATCACTTGAACATTCAGAAGAGAGGTTGCTTCGAATTCAGCTTGAATTAACACAAATCAAGTCAGAGGTTGACAGAAAGATtgctgagaaagatgaagaaattGAACAACTAAAGAGAAATCACCAAAGAACCATCGAGGCACTGCAGAATACTCTGGATGCTGAAATCAGAAGCAGGAATGATGCCTTGAGGctcaaaaagaaaatggaaggaGATCTCAATGAAATGGAGATTCAGTTGGGTCACGCAAACCGAgaggctgcagaagcacagaaacaTCTCCGGAACATACAAGGAGTGCTCAAG GAAACACAACTGCATTTGGATGAAGCTTTGAGAGTTCAAGGGGACTTGAAGGAGCAGCTAAGCTCAGCAGAGCGGAAAAGCAATCTTCTACAAGCCGAACTTGAAGAGGTTACATTGGCTCTAGAGCAGTCAGACAGAGCTCGCAAAATTGCTGAACAAGAAGTCTTTGACATCAGTGAAcgtgttcagctgcttcatacACAG AACATTAGCTTTATCAACACCAAAAAGAAGCTTGAGACTGATATTTCGCAGCTTCAATCTGAGATGGAAGATGTTGTTCAAGAATCACGAAATGCTGAAGAGAAGGCCAGGAAGGCTATCGCTGAT GCTGCAATGATGGCTGAGGAGTTGAAGAAGGAACAAGATACAAGTGCTCATCTTGAGCGAATGAAAAAGAACCTCGATCAAACTGTCAAGGATCTGCAATTCCGTCTGAATGAGGCTGAGCAGTTGGCATTAAAAGGTGGAAAGAAACAGATACAAAAACTAGAGACTAGG ATACGTGAATTAGAGAATGAACTTGAGGCTGAACAGAAACGTGCAGCAGAGGCTATTAAAGGTTCACGGAAGTATGAAAGGAGAGTTAAAGAGATGACGTTCCAG TCTGTGGAAGATCATAAAAATCTGAGCAGACTGCAGGATTTGGTTGACAAATTGCAACTAAAAGTCAAGTCCTATAAGAGAAATGTTGAAGATGCT GAGGAGCAGGCCAGTGTTCACATTTCCAAATTCAGAAGGACACAGCATGAGCTGGAGGAAGCAGAGGAGCGTGCAGATATTGCTGAATCACAGGTCAACAAACTGAGGGCTAAAAGCCGTGTTATTACCACCAAGGTAAAAGAATGA